The following are from one region of the Methylophilus sp. DW102 genome:
- a CDS encoding mannose-1-phosphate guanylyltransferase/mannose-6-phosphate isomerase: protein MKIVPVILSGGSGTRLWPLSRAVLPKQLLPLVSENTMLQETLLRLASWAEIESPIVVCGNDHRFLVAEQLRQVGLNPAAIVLEPIARNTAPAIAAASLILKDTDALMLVLPADHVITDVAAFEAAVRRASVAASMGKLTTFGIEPTHPETGYGYIQSGDGLEAAEGCYTVARFVEKPDAETAQQYLDAGNFYWNSGMFLFKPAIFLAELKQHAPAMLDAVTMAVANSYKDLDFVRLHEASFAKSPSDSIDYAVMEKTQLAAVVPANMGWNDVGSWTALKEVQPNDESGNAIRGDVYLRNVKNTLVRAEHRFVAAVGVEDLVIVETGDAILVAHRDCAQDVKNIVDHLKASGRTEHQVHPRVYRPWGWYEGIDVGERFQVKRIMVKPGEKLSLQMHHHRAEHWVVVSGSAMITVDDVTKLYTENESTYIPIGSTHRLENPGKLPLHLIEVQSGSYLGEDDIVRFEDTYGRN, encoded by the coding sequence ATGAAAATTGTTCCTGTAATATTATCTGGCGGTTCTGGGACCCGTCTATGGCCTTTGTCACGTGCCGTATTGCCAAAACAACTATTGCCTCTGGTAAGTGAAAATACCATGCTACAGGAGACACTACTGCGGCTGGCTAGTTGGGCAGAGATTGAGTCGCCTATTGTTGTATGTGGCAATGATCATCGTTTCTTGGTTGCTGAGCAATTAAGACAGGTAGGCTTGAATCCAGCGGCGATCGTCCTTGAGCCGATTGCAAGAAATACAGCGCCGGCCATTGCGGCCGCGTCGTTAATTTTGAAGGACACAGATGCGCTAATGCTGGTGTTGCCAGCTGATCATGTGATTACCGATGTTGCTGCTTTTGAAGCGGCGGTGCGTCGCGCCAGTGTGGCGGCCAGTATGGGCAAGCTAACTACTTTCGGCATTGAGCCCACACATCCCGAAACCGGTTATGGCTACATTCAATCAGGGGATGGCCTGGAGGCCGCAGAAGGATGTTATACCGTTGCACGGTTCGTTGAGAAGCCTGACGCCGAAACGGCACAGCAGTATCTTGATGCCGGCAACTTTTACTGGAATAGTGGCATGTTTTTGTTTAAACCAGCCATTTTTCTCGCCGAGCTGAAACAACATGCCCCAGCCATGCTAGATGCAGTGACCATGGCTGTGGCTAATAGCTACAAGGACCTTGATTTTGTGCGCTTACATGAAGCGTCATTTGCCAAGTCTCCGTCAGATTCGATTGATTATGCGGTCATGGAGAAAACGCAGCTGGCCGCAGTCGTACCAGCCAATATGGGGTGGAATGATGTTGGATCTTGGACTGCGCTGAAAGAGGTCCAGCCAAACGACGAATCAGGAAACGCAATTCGTGGCGATGTTTATCTCAGGAATGTCAAAAATACTCTGGTGCGTGCCGAGCATAGATTTGTGGCAGCGGTAGGAGTAGAGGATCTTGTGATCGTTGAGACCGGTGATGCCATTTTGGTGGCACACAGAGACTGTGCTCAAGATGTGAAAAATATTGTAGATCATCTCAAAGCCAGCGGTCGCACTGAGCACCAGGTACATCCGCGCGTGTATCGTCCATGGGGCTGGTACGAAGGTATTGATGTGGGGGAGCGATTCCAGGTAAAGCGCATTATGGTCAAGCCTGGCGAAAAACTGTCTCTGCAAATGCATCACCATAGGGCCGAGCATTGGGTGGTGGTGAGTGGTTCTGCCATGATTACAGTGGATGATGTAACCAAGCTTTATACTGAAAACGAATCTACATATATTCCTATTGGGTCTACCCATCGCCTGGAAAACCCGGGCAAGTTGCCATTACATCTGATCGAGGTGCAATCTGGAAGTTATCTAGGGGAAGATGATATCGTCAGGTTCGAAGACACCTATGGCCGGAACTAG
- a CDS encoding DMT family transporter: MTLSHKQKASQQKKWASLALVYGALCWGVIWYPYRLLNEVGLSGVQSSVLSYCVALVIGMLLFWRRSAYISQIPFSAYGLSLVAGWTNLAYVLAVIDGEVMRVMLLFYLSPLWTLLLARIWLHEPWHLPQLAAIGLSLLGATLMLTDGLWMWPWPQSTSDWLALSAGIGFSLTNVITRYSTHLSVAAKGMLVWLGVFGLSMLVLLWLKGANGFAFVTDVTPMMGLWLVLIALLLVSATLLVQYGVTKIPAIQASVLFMTELIVAAIAAYFLAHETMSVTEMMGGLCIIAAGVLSVVTAETEDSAAG; encoded by the coding sequence GTGACGCTTTCGCATAAACAAAAAGCTTCGCAGCAAAAAAAGTGGGCATCGTTGGCCCTGGTGTATGGCGCCTTGTGCTGGGGCGTGATTTGGTACCCTTACCGGCTGCTGAATGAGGTCGGCCTGTCTGGCGTTCAATCAAGCGTACTGAGTTATTGCGTGGCCTTGGTAATTGGTATGCTGCTGTTCTGGCGGCGGTCAGCGTATATCTCGCAGATTCCTTTTTCAGCTTATGGCTTAAGCCTGGTGGCGGGCTGGACCAATCTAGCTTATGTGCTGGCGGTGATTGATGGCGAAGTCATGCGGGTCATGTTGCTGTTTTATCTTTCGCCATTGTGGACACTGCTGTTGGCCAGAATCTGGTTGCATGAGCCCTGGCATTTACCGCAACTGGCGGCGATAGGCTTGTCTTTGCTTGGCGCGACCTTGATGCTGACAGACGGCCTATGGATGTGGCCGTGGCCGCAATCCACCTCGGATTGGTTAGCGTTATCCGCCGGCATTGGTTTTTCGCTGACCAATGTCATTACCCGTTACTCCACCCACCTCTCTGTTGCGGCAAAAGGCATGCTGGTTTGGCTGGGCGTATTTGGCTTATCTATGTTGGTATTGCTATGGCTCAAGGGGGCGAATGGTTTTGCTTTTGTCACAGACGTGACGCCCATGATGGGGCTTTGGTTGGTATTGATCGCATTGCTACTGGTTTCTGCCACCTTGCTTGTTCAGTATGGCGTCACCAAAATCCCGGCCATTCAAGCCTCAGTATTATTTATGACCGAGTTGATTGTCGCCGCCATCGCCGCCTACTTTTTGGCACATGAAACGATGTCTGTGACAGAGATGATGGGCGGCCTGTGTATTATTGCCGCTGGCGTATTGTCAGTCGTCACCGCGGAGACGGAAGATTCAGCCGCTGGATAA
- a CDS encoding tetratricopeptide repeat protein codes for MTDQLAKLQQQLSRTPDDPELHYELGRYYLQTKQANAAESAFQHALQLVPEHPQILMQLGNVASLRGDETLAADFFRRSLAQDKQQADVHFNLANSLRKLGQTALAIQHYQQSLQLDPQDAECHNNLGNAYREQGRLDLAVAAYVRALQLNPKLLHAKVHWIHQKQHMADWQGLEQAIAEVRHALQALPQAQIPPFAFLSMPGTTDQEQLACASRWAQQHYAHIQPLAAPAAKSAGARIKVAYLSSDFRKHPLAYLVTEVIAAHHREQFEILLYSNSHNDQSAEWHAFHAAADQWLEISNMTDEAVAQQMRTAEIDLLVDLTGFTQRSRSGVAAYKPARKHVNWLGYPGSMGMLNGVPLYDAIIVDETLAGVALAEQAIILPCYQPNNARRPTTDAGSRQSHGLPAQGFVFCCFNQSFKITPEVFACWMRILKQVPGSVLWLLEGNVWAAKHLTNAAMALGVAADRLIFAPRTSIEQHIARQQHADLMLDTAPYNAHTTASDALWQGIPLLTVQGTTFPARVSASLLKQLGLEDCICQDWLALEQMAVMLAQTPAALAAIKVRLQNHANRLFSPDSFCRQLEQAYQQLLLSSG; via the coding sequence ATGACTGATCAGCTAGCCAAACTTCAGCAGCAGCTCAGCCGCACGCCAGATGACCCGGAACTGCATTACGAGCTGGGACGGTATTATTTGCAAACCAAGCAAGCCAATGCGGCGGAAAGCGCTTTTCAGCACGCCCTGCAACTGGTGCCAGAACATCCGCAGATATTGATGCAGCTCGGTAATGTAGCCAGCCTGCGCGGCGATGAAACTTTGGCGGCCGACTTTTTCAGACGTTCACTGGCACAAGACAAGCAGCAGGCCGATGTGCATTTTAATCTGGCCAATAGCCTACGCAAGCTTGGGCAAACCGCGCTTGCCATCCAGCACTACCAGCAATCGTTGCAACTGGATCCACAGGATGCGGAATGCCATAACAATCTGGGCAATGCCTACCGCGAGCAAGGCCGGCTGGACTTGGCAGTGGCTGCCTATGTGCGTGCCCTGCAATTAAATCCCAAACTGCTGCATGCCAAGGTGCATTGGATCCATCAAAAACAGCATATGGCTGACTGGCAAGGGCTTGAGCAAGCCATTGCAGAGGTGCGTCACGCGTTACAGGCGCTGCCTCAGGCACAAATCCCGCCATTTGCCTTTCTGTCCATGCCAGGCACCACAGATCAGGAGCAGTTAGCCTGTGCCAGCCGTTGGGCGCAACAACATTACGCGCACATCCAACCACTGGCTGCGCCAGCGGCCAAATCAGCAGGTGCGCGCATCAAAGTGGCTTATCTATCCTCGGATTTTCGTAAACACCCCCTGGCTTATTTGGTCACTGAGGTCATCGCTGCACACCATCGCGAGCAGTTTGAAATACTGTTATACAGCAATAGCCACAATGATCAGTCTGCCGAATGGCACGCTTTTCATGCGGCCGCAGATCAGTGGCTGGAAATCAGCAACATGACAGACGAAGCGGTTGCGCAACAGATGCGCACAGCGGAGATTGACCTGCTGGTAGACTTAACCGGCTTTACTCAACGCAGTCGCAGTGGCGTCGCCGCTTATAAACCGGCGCGTAAGCACGTCAACTGGTTGGGGTATCCCGGCAGCATGGGCATGCTTAATGGTGTACCGCTATACGATGCGATTATCGTGGATGAAACCTTGGCAGGAGTGGCCTTGGCGGAGCAGGCGATCATACTGCCCTGCTATCAACCGAATAATGCACGTCGCCCCACTACAGACGCAGGTAGCCGCCAGTCACATGGTTTGCCAGCGCAAGGCTTTGTGTTCTGCTGCTTTAACCAGAGTTTCAAGATTACGCCTGAGGTGTTTGCCTGCTGGATGCGGATTTTAAAACAGGTCCCAGGCAGCGTATTGTGGCTGCTCGAAGGTAATGTCTGGGCAGCCAAGCATTTGACAAACGCCGCCATGGCACTGGGCGTCGCTGCTGATCGTTTGATTTTCGCGCCGCGCACCAGTATCGAGCAACATATCGCCAGGCAGCAACATGCAGATTTAATGCTGGACACCGCACCCTACAATGCCCATACCACCGCCAGTGACGCGCTATGGCAAGGTATTCCTTTGCTCACTGTGCAAGGTACCACCTTTCCGGCACGCGTAAGCGCAAGTTTGCTCAAGCAACTCGGCTTGGAGGATTGTATTTGCCAAGATTGGCTGGCTTTGGAGCAAATGGCCGTCATGCTGGCACAAACGCCAGCAGCATTAGCGGCCATCAAAGTGCGCTTGCAAAACCATGCCAATCGCCTGTTTAGCCCGGACAGCTTCTGCCGCCAGCTTGAACAGGCGTATCAACAATTGCTTTTATCCAGCGGCTGA
- a CDS encoding phosphomannomutase, which produces MIESKQLKQLMLESGVGFGTSGARGLVSSMTDEVCAGYTHAFVKTMQRSYDFQRVAVAIDLRPSSPDIAQACANMLSQLGLQVIFCGAIPTPALALFAQTHRIPGIMVTGSHIPYDRNGLKFYRPDGEISKSDETAMLASEVQPLLQNSNALPPEDMSAKYDYIQRYKSLLGHNALSGLKLAIYQHSSVGRDLLSVLLQDLGAEVICLERSDTFVPIDTEAVSPEDVEKGLAWSRKYSVDAIISTDGDGDRPLISDEKGQWLRGDIVGLLTAKALKMTHLAVPVSCNTAIEASGLFHKVTRTRIGSPFVIAAMEEIKRSGTNSIAGFEANGGFLLGSANTEYENLAPLPTRDAVLPIVCLLAEVKRQNKPLSELVANLPQRFTASDRLQNFPNEKSHALLQAWTQAPAELLSTLEIDENVISADITDGLRLTLVSGNIIHLRPSGNAPELRCYVETPNQTTSITLVNDVLNKLKLLVG; this is translated from the coding sequence ATGATCGAAAGCAAACAGTTAAAGCAACTCATGCTGGAAAGCGGCGTAGGGTTTGGTACTAGTGGGGCCAGAGGCTTGGTTTCATCAATGACAGATGAGGTATGCGCTGGCTACACGCATGCTTTTGTTAAAACCATGCAACGTAGCTACGACTTCCAGCGAGTCGCTGTTGCAATTGACTTACGCCCGAGTAGCCCAGACATTGCCCAAGCCTGCGCAAACATGCTAAGCCAGTTAGGGCTGCAAGTGATTTTTTGTGGTGCTATCCCAACGCCGGCCCTAGCGTTATTTGCTCAAACCCATCGTATTCCTGGCATTATGGTCACTGGCAGCCATATCCCTTATGACCGTAACGGACTGAAGTTTTACCGCCCAGATGGCGAAATCAGCAAGTCGGATGAAACTGCAATGCTGGCGAGTGAAGTGCAACCTTTACTTCAAAATTCTAATGCGTTGCCGCCAGAGGATATGTCAGCAAAATATGATTATATACAACGCTATAAATCATTATTAGGGCATAACGCGCTTTCAGGACTCAAACTGGCGATATATCAGCACTCCAGTGTAGGCCGTGATTTGCTAAGTGTACTTTTGCAAGACTTGGGAGCAGAGGTGATTTGCTTGGAGAGATCGGATACTTTTGTTCCGATTGATACTGAGGCAGTCTCGCCAGAGGATGTTGAGAAAGGATTGGCCTGGTCTAGAAAGTATTCTGTTGATGCCATTATTTCTACAGATGGCGATGGCGACCGTCCATTAATCAGTGATGAAAAAGGGCAATGGTTACGGGGTGACATTGTCGGATTACTCACAGCCAAGGCATTAAAAATGACGCATCTGGCGGTACCTGTTAGCTGTAATACCGCAATCGAAGCCAGTGGCCTTTTTCATAAGGTGACCCGTACACGAATCGGCTCACCCTTTGTTATTGCTGCAATGGAAGAAATTAAGCGTTCAGGCACTAACAGTATTGCCGGCTTTGAAGCGAACGGAGGATTCTTGCTAGGATCGGCTAATACGGAATATGAAAATCTAGCCCCCTTGCCGACACGTGATGCTGTTTTGCCAATTGTATGTTTGCTGGCCGAAGTTAAGAGACAAAACAAACCGCTTTCGGAGTTGGTTGCTAACCTCCCTCAGCGTTTTACCGCGAGCGATCGATTACAGAATTTTCCCAATGAAAAAAGTCATGCCTTATTGCAGGCATGGACTCAGGCGCCTGCTGAGTTATTGAGCACTCTTGAGATCGATGAAAATGTCATTAGTGCAGATATCACGGATGGGTTAAGGTTAACCCTGGTCTCTGGAAATATTATCCATCTGCGTCCATCAGGAAATGCGCCAGAATTAAGGTGCTATGTAGAAACACCTAACCAGACCACATCAATTACATTAGTGAACGATGTTTTAAATAAACTTAAGCTGTTAGTTGGTTGA
- a CDS encoding cyclopropane-fatty-acyl-phospholipid synthase family protein, with protein MNTLPSPSSLPTDTLTKPLKAKSRAKWVAQLAKSQVLKRLLGLQIGQLTLVDGTETHVFGQAQPGQIQASITVLDARFYGEIAFGGSIGAGEAYMLGYWQADTLTDVIRLMVLNQSVMDTLEGGYQWLSKPVLKLFHWLNSNSEAGSKKNIAAHYDLGNDLFQLFLDPTMMYSSAMFDTEPASLQAASERKLQVICEKLQLSANDRVIEIGTGWGGFAIYAAKHYGCHVTTTTISQQQYALAQSRIAEAGLQDRITLLKQDYRHLHGQYDKLVSIEMIEAVGHQYYDTYFNKVSQLLKPNGVALIQAITIADQRYDSAIRSVDFIQRYIFPGSNIPSNTAMLASMTRASDLRLVDLQDIGLDYATTLRLWRENFFANIDAIQRLGYSETFIRMWDFYLSYCEGGFAECALGDVHLLLAKPGYRQLKRVA; from the coding sequence ATGAATACCCTTCCCAGCCCTTCATCCTTGCCAACGGACACCCTGACCAAACCGCTCAAGGCCAAAAGCCGCGCCAAATGGGTAGCGCAACTGGCCAAATCGCAGGTGCTCAAACGCCTGTTAGGACTGCAGATTGGCCAGCTTACGCTTGTAGATGGCACAGAAACGCATGTGTTTGGCCAGGCACAACCAGGCCAGATTCAAGCCAGCATTACCGTGCTTGATGCGCGTTTTTATGGCGAAATTGCATTTGGCGGCAGCATTGGTGCGGGGGAGGCGTATATGCTGGGCTACTGGCAAGCAGACACATTAACCGATGTGATCCGCCTGATGGTGCTTAACCAATCTGTCATGGACACGCTGGAAGGCGGCTATCAATGGCTAAGCAAGCCCGTACTCAAACTGTTTCACTGGCTCAATAGCAACAGCGAGGCAGGCAGCAAAAAGAATATTGCCGCGCACTATGATCTCGGTAATGACTTGTTCCAGTTATTTCTGGACCCGACCATGATGTATTCCTCTGCCATGTTTGACACGGAACCCGCTAGTTTACAAGCGGCTTCTGAGCGTAAGTTACAGGTTATTTGTGAGAAATTACAGCTTAGCGCAAACGATCGCGTGATTGAGATTGGTACGGGATGGGGCGGCTTCGCCATCTATGCGGCCAAGCACTATGGTTGCCATGTGACCACCACCACCATTTCGCAGCAACAATATGCGTTGGCTCAAAGCAGAATCGCGGAAGCAGGACTGCAAGACCGCATCACGCTGCTCAAGCAGGATTACCGTCATCTGCATGGGCAATACGACAAACTGGTTTCAATCGAAATGATAGAAGCGGTCGGTCATCAATACTACGACACGTATTTCAACAAAGTCAGCCAGTTATTGAAGCCCAACGGTGTTGCATTGATTCAGGCTATTACAATTGCGGATCAGCGTTATGACAGTGCCATCCGCTCCGTGGATTTTATCCAGCGCTATATTTTTCCAGGCTCGAATATTCCATCGAACACTGCCATGCTGGCAAGCATGACCCGCGCCAGCGACTTGCGGCTGGTGGACTTGCAGGATATTGGCCTGGACTATGCCACCACCTTGCGTCTATGGCGGGAAAACTTTTTTGCCAATATCGATGCCATACAGCGGCTGGGCTATAGCGAGACCTTTATTCGCATGTGGGATTTTTACCTGAGTTACTGCGAGGGTGGCTTTGCAGAATGCGCGCTGGGCGACGTGCATTTGCTGTTGGCCAAACCTGGTTATCGTCAGCTTAAGCGCGTGGCCTAA
- the mnmC gene encoding bifunctional tRNA (5-methylaminomethyl-2-thiouridine)(34)-methyltransferase MnmD/FAD-dependent 5-carboxymethylaminomethyl-2-thiouridine(34) oxidoreductase MnmC — protein sequence MSTHAVLEWRNGLPYSPEFDDVYFSVSPEHPQHGLAETRYVFLQHNHLAERWQQLPADTASHFVIVETGFGSGLNFLAALKLWRDTAPAHAHLHFVSVEIAPFTLQDLRTAHAHFPELAEASAALCAQYHLLQPGINQLELPSFSASLTLFIGDSAHYLPQLTLKADAWFLDGFAPSKNPQMWQPYLFASMATCARTGTTFATFTSAGVVKRGLQAAGFVVQKTKGFGNKREMLCGNWPTTTAPTINPLPKVAIIGAGIAGCSTANQLASLGCEVHVFERAAQVATGASGNPRGMLYPRLNAEKPMNDQLAWRSYSYSLRHYAQLNLGDDGFQSVGLLQLGGSPREHKRVQKVAARYEQLGVDTPLLHKMTAAAASECAGVQIGHECLYFPHGAWVNPVRACQQMVKQPKIRLHLAQEVDKLSRISSGWQLFSDSSPLGTFDAVVVCNAAEAAALIPESGMWLNPVRGQMGVIAAQPAMQPLRTILCGDGYLTPAHQGTHAMGATFAPGETDTSVRAEDSEQNLHMVSTLSPQFGPVAHTAVISARASLRCGSPDYLPYVGPLLPLQDLMDSHASVNSFADLPAAQGLYVHAAHGSKGLMTAPYCAAILARRMLQDFGHTLPQLSEDTFWLGLHPQRLLFKQAGWKPLLQPFSEQEKT from the coding sequence ATGAGTACACATGCAGTCTTGGAGTGGCGCAATGGCCTGCCCTACTCCCCCGAATTCGATGATGTTTATTTTTCTGTCAGTCCCGAGCATCCGCAGCATGGGCTGGCAGAAACCCGTTATGTGTTTTTGCAGCATAACCATTTGGCTGAACGCTGGCAGCAGCTCCCGGCCGACACAGCGAGTCATTTTGTCATTGTAGAGACGGGTTTTGGCAGCGGCCTCAATTTTCTGGCGGCTCTCAAGCTCTGGCGTGACACCGCTCCTGCTCACGCCCACCTGCATTTTGTCAGCGTCGAAATTGCGCCCTTCACCTTGCAGGATTTGCGAACCGCGCATGCGCATTTTCCAGAACTGGCCGAAGCAAGCGCGGCACTCTGCGCACAATATCACTTGTTACAGCCAGGCATTAACCAGCTTGAGCTGCCTAGTTTCTCGGCCAGCCTGACCTTGTTTATCGGGGACAGTGCGCATTATTTGCCACAGCTCACTTTGAAGGCCGATGCCTGGTTTCTCGATGGCTTTGCGCCGTCCAAGAATCCGCAAATGTGGCAACCATATTTATTTGCAAGCATGGCCACCTGTGCGCGCACAGGCACCACATTTGCCACCTTTACCAGTGCGGGTGTGGTCAAGCGCGGCTTGCAAGCCGCTGGATTTGTAGTCCAAAAAACTAAAGGCTTTGGCAACAAGCGTGAAATGTTATGTGGAAATTGGCCCACGACGACTGCACCAACGATCAACCCGCTGCCTAAAGTGGCCATCATAGGTGCAGGCATTGCGGGCTGCAGCACGGCCAATCAATTGGCGTCGCTCGGCTGTGAAGTGCATGTGTTTGAGCGTGCGGCGCAAGTCGCTACGGGGGCCTCTGGCAATCCCAGAGGCATGCTCTATCCCAGGCTCAATGCCGAAAAACCGATGAATGACCAGCTCGCCTGGCGTAGCTATAGTTATAGCCTGCGGCATTATGCGCAGCTCAATCTGGGCGACGACGGCTTCCAGAGCGTCGGGTTATTACAACTCGGTGGCAGCCCACGTGAACATAAACGCGTGCAAAAAGTTGCCGCCCGCTATGAACAGCTTGGCGTCGATACGCCACTGCTCCACAAAATGACGGCAGCAGCAGCCAGCGAATGCGCGGGCGTTCAGATTGGCCATGAGTGCTTATATTTCCCGCACGGGGCCTGGGTCAATCCGGTGCGGGCTTGCCAGCAGATGGTGAAGCAGCCAAAAATTAGGTTGCATTTAGCGCAGGAGGTCGACAAGCTTTCACGCATTTCTTCCGGCTGGCAGCTATTCAGTGATAGCAGCCCCTTGGGCACGTTTGATGCCGTGGTGGTGTGTAATGCGGCTGAAGCGGCAGCTTTAATTCCTGAGAGTGGGATGTGGCTCAATCCTGTGCGTGGACAAATGGGGGTGATTGCCGCGCAACCGGCGATGCAACCCTTGCGTACCATCTTGTGTGGGGATGGCTATCTAACCCCAGCGCATCAAGGAACGCATGCCATGGGAGCCACCTTTGCGCCAGGCGAAACGGATACCAGCGTGCGTGCTGAAGATAGCGAGCAAAATCTGCATATGGTGAGCACGCTCAGTCCACAATTTGGTCCAGTGGCGCACACGGCCGTGATCTCGGCACGGGCTTCGTTACGCTGTGGCTCGCCGGATTATTTACCCTATGTGGGTCCGCTTTTGCCGTTACAAGACTTAATGGACAGTCATGCGTCAGTCAACAGCTTCGCTGACTTGCCCGCTGCACAAGGGCTGTATGTGCATGCAGCGCACGGTAGTAAAGGCCTGATGACAGCCCCTTATTGTGCAGCCATACTAGCCAGACGCATGCTGCAAGATTTTGGCCATACCTTGCCACAACTCTCTGAGGATACTTTTTGGCTAGGTCTGCATCCGCAACGGTTATTGTTTAAACAGGCCGGCTGGAAGCCATTGCTACAGCCGTTTAGTGAGCAAGAGAAAACATGA
- a CDS encoding FxDxF family PEP-CTERM protein has product MKVSTFLGSIACATAIAYSGIASATVSTVNFSGYDKPFSTESRTEKINISYTGGNFNLTGILDPVLTVINGVNTGLFQGATLVSDVDDTFQWAPTFLDLTRFTFSVSNLAAGNYTLKFNLLGGGFYSGSYTITPVPEPENNALIFAGLGIIALIARRKFS; this is encoded by the coding sequence ATGAAAGTATCTACGTTTTTGGGATCAATCGCTTGTGCTACGGCAATTGCGTATTCCGGTATTGCGTCAGCAACTGTAAGTACGGTTAATTTTAGCGGTTACGATAAGCCGTTTTCAACTGAATCCAGAACTGAAAAAATCAACATTTCTTACACTGGTGGTAATTTTAATTTAACTGGCATTCTTGACCCAGTGCTTACAGTAATAAATGGAGTGAATACAGGTTTGTTCCAAGGCGCAACATTAGTCAGCGATGTGGATGATACATTCCAGTGGGCACCAACGTTTTTAGATTTGACAAGATTCACATTTAGCGTATCAAACCTTGCTGCAGGGAATTACACCTTAAAGTTTAACTTGCTAGGCGGTGGCTTTTACTCCGGTAGCTACACAATTACACCAGTTCCTGAACCAGAAAATAATGCATTGATTTTTGCTGGCTTAGGAATTATTGCTTTGATCGCTAGAAGAAAATTTTCTTAA
- the dapC gene encoding succinyldiaminopimelate transaminase codes for MNPHLNLLQPYPFQRLRDLFQGLTPNPEYSHVNLSIGEPKHATPVIISEALANNLSGLASYPTTIGVAALREAINQWLQRRYQIPALNIDKAILPVNGSREALFAFAQAVIDNTGSQPPVVISPNPFYQIYEGAAFLAGAQPYFINTTLENDFVMDLTQVPADVLKRTQLVFVCSPGNPSGKVMDIAAWKTLFELSDQYGFVIASDECYSEIYFDEAQPPVGALQAAHQLGRDFKRIVMFSSLSKRSNVPGMRSGFVAGDEEIVEKFTLYRTYHGCAMNPAVQAASIVAWNDEAHVQQNRALYREKFAAVTPRLQTVWPQTQLPDAAFYLWINTEQDDTAVAKQLYQDLNITVLPGSFLAREAHGVNPGRGFIRMALVASTTETISAVHRINAHFSK; via the coding sequence ATGAATCCACATTTAAATCTTCTCCAGCCCTACCCTTTTCAACGTCTGCGCGACTTGTTTCAAGGACTGACGCCAAATCCTGAGTATAGCCACGTTAACCTGTCTATCGGTGAGCCCAAGCACGCCACGCCAGTCATCATTTCTGAAGCACTGGCGAACAACCTGAGTGGACTGGCCAGCTATCCTACCACAATCGGCGTAGCGGCCTTGCGTGAAGCCATCAATCAATGGCTACAGCGCCGCTACCAGATCCCGGCACTCAATATCGATAAAGCCATCTTGCCGGTTAATGGCAGCCGCGAAGCATTATTCGCCTTTGCGCAAGCGGTGATAGACAACACGGGCTCACAACCGCCAGTGGTCATCTCACCCAATCCGTTTTACCAGATTTACGAAGGTGCTGCATTTCTGGCAGGCGCCCAGCCCTACTTTATCAATACCACCCTCGAGAATGATTTTGTGATGGATCTCACACAAGTGCCTGCTGACGTGCTGAAGCGCACGCAATTGGTATTTGTCTGCAGTCCCGGTAATCCTTCCGGCAAAGTCATGGACATTGCCGCCTGGAAAACACTGTTTGAACTCTCTGATCAATACGGATTTGTGATTGCCTCAGACGAATGCTATTCGGAAATCTATTTTGATGAAGCGCAGCCGCCCGTTGGTGCCTTGCAAGCCGCGCATCAACTTGGTCGCGACTTTAAACGCATCGTCATGTTCAGCTCGCTGTCCAAACGGTCAAATGTGCCTGGTATGCGCTCTGGCTTTGTCGCAGGGGATGAGGAGATTGTAGAAAAGTTTACGCTATACCGCACTTACCATGGCTGCGCCATGAATCCGGCCGTACAAGCTGCAAGTATCGTGGCCTGGAATGACGAAGCGCACGTCCAACAAAACCGTGCACTTTATCGTGAAAAATTTGCGGCCGTCACCCCACGCTTGCAAACTGTATGGCCGCAAACGCAATTACCTGATGCCGCATTTTACCTGTGGATCAATACCGAGCAAGATGATACTGCTGTAGCCAAACAGCTCTATCAAGACCTGAATATCACAGTGCTGCCGGGCTCATTTCTTGCCCGTGAAGCGCATGGCGTCAATCCGGGACGAGGCTTTATTCGAATGGCGCTTGTTGCATCAACTACGGAAACGATTTCTGCCGTTCACCGAATTAATGCTCACTTCTCCAAATAA